AGCGACAATAGAAAATAGCTAAAAAAGGAATAAAAAAAAACCTGTAACCATCATAAGATGATCACAGGTTTATCATGGGTTAAAGACCCAATAATAGTTCGTTACCGCATTATTTAAACGGGGCGACTATTTAAACGGAGCGAACTCTGCCATAGAATCTAAGATCTGCTCTTTGCTGATCACGAAGATACCGTGACCGCCATTTTGCATTTCTAACCAGGTAAATGGTACTTCTGGGAATTTCTCTTGCATGTGAACCATGCTATTGCCAATCTCAACAAACAGTAAACCGCCGTCGTTTAGCATGTCAGGTGCTTGTGCTAGCATTTTAAGCGTTAGCTCTAGTCCATCAAAACCAGACTGTAGACCGATTTCAGGTTCGTGTTTGAACTCGTCTGGTAAGTTATCAATGTCTTCTTGATCAACATAAGGAGGATTCGATACGATCATGTCGTAACGTAACCCAGTTAAGTTCGAGAACAAATCAGATTGAATTGGTGTTACTTGATTTTCAACACCGTGATCTTGAATATTGATTTCGGCAACTTCAATCGCACCGTGTTCGATATCAACTGCATCAATGTCTGAATCTGGGAATGCATGAGACAGTGCAATCGCAATACAACCACTGCCCGTACACATATCAAGGATACGCATAGGTTCGTGTGTTAACCAAGGTTGGAAGCCATTCATGATCAGTTCTGCAAACGGTGAGCGTGGCACTAAAACACGTTCATCAACGAAGAACTCTAAACCAGCAAACCATGCTTTGTTAGTCAAATATGCTGCAGGGATACGCTCGTTTACACGACGAACGATCAGCTCAACCAATTTTTGGCGTTCAGAAGTAAGCAGTTTCGCATGACGAATTTGAGGGTCAATATCTAATGGTAAATGTAGTGTCGGTAAGATTAACTGTACAGCTTCATCCCACGCGTTATCAGTACCGTGACCATAAAAAATACCCGCATCGTTAAAACGGCTAACCGCCCAACGGATGATATCTTGTATTGTC
This Moritella sp. 5 DNA region includes the following protein-coding sequences:
- the prmB gene encoding 50S ribosomal protein L3 N(5)-glutamine methyltransferase — its product is MDRIFIDEAVKELTTIQDIIRWAVSRFNDAGIFYGHGTDNAWDEAVQLILPTLHLPLDIDPQIRHAKLLTSERQKLVELIVRRVNERIPAAYLTNKAWFAGLEFFVDERVLVPRSPFAELIMNGFQPWLTHEPMRILDMCTGSGCIAIALSHAFPDSDIDAVDIEHGAIEVAEINIQDHGVENQVTPIQSDLFSNLTGLRYDMIVSNPPYVDQEDIDNLPDEFKHEPEIGLQSGFDGLELTLKMLAQAPDMLNDGGLLFVEIGNSMVHMQEKFPEVPFTWLEMQNGGHGIFVISKEQILDSMAEFAPFK